A region from the Verrucomicrobiota bacterium genome encodes:
- a CDS encoding MFS transporter, translating into MKKLFRQRDRIEEADLEKGLKNLIYDGICSQTMGVLTGGAFLVAFALQLGASNFVIGFFAAIMPLCQLLQIPSILLVEKFRNRKALVVIPVIVARSAWLVVPFLPFLFPEPARVPMLVGLLFWYFALSVPAGCAYNSWIRDLIPEERFGKFFGKRWAVITFAGAILTLAASFGIAPLKAWTGSEILPYSLVFGVAGLVGISGSIFLCRTPEPKPEPSTTTSPWKMLAEPFRSADFRKLLFFTGPWNFALNMSAAFFGVYLLKNLGMPISTVIFLAVTSQFVNVFFFRIWGDLADRWNNRSALLVAGQLFFFSVLLWPFTTFPEKHDYTLALLILIHVLVGISTAGVNLCVGTLALKSAPKGKATAYLASNTVVAGIAATLGPLVGGLLGDFFEMREFKMGFTYTEVADGQEFSVPAFNLRGLDFVFLLSAILGAYAMHRLAFVREPSKSEEKLGLSVLFHETRKAVTHVSNVAGLRKLTYFPFEILVKGYGAGRAMVGFMAKPRKPLIERLFSDSPEVERQLESAETEPVAAIRRQFQKAIWVEDEEEGPGGPAVLRNPMKGLKTSQSLRPRLPFAPPFGQGTE; encoded by the coding sequence ATGAAGAAGTTGTTTCGTCAGCGGGACCGGATCGAGGAGGCTGACTTGGAGAAGGGGCTCAAGAACCTGATCTACGACGGAATCTGTTCCCAGACAATGGGAGTGCTGACGGGCGGGGCCTTTCTGGTGGCCTTCGCTCTCCAGCTCGGTGCTTCCAACTTCGTGATCGGTTTTTTCGCGGCCATCATGCCGCTTTGCCAGCTCTTGCAGATTCCGAGCATTCTCTTGGTGGAAAAGTTCCGCAATCGCAAGGCGCTGGTGGTCATCCCGGTCATTGTGGCGCGGTCGGCCTGGCTGGTGGTGCCCTTTCTCCCCTTTCTCTTCCCCGAGCCGGCCCGGGTGCCCATGCTGGTCGGGCTGCTTTTCTGGTATTTCGCCCTCAGTGTGCCGGCCGGGTGCGCTTACAATTCGTGGATTCGCGATCTCATCCCCGAGGAACGGTTTGGGAAGTTCTTTGGGAAACGCTGGGCGGTCATCACCTTCGCCGGGGCCATTCTCACGCTGGCGGCTTCCTTCGGGATCGCGCCCCTCAAGGCCTGGACGGGGAGCGAAATTCTTCCCTACAGTTTGGTCTTCGGGGTGGCCGGCTTGGTCGGCATCAGTGGTTCGATTTTTCTCTGTCGCACGCCCGAGCCCAAGCCGGAGCCGAGCACGACCACCAGTCCCTGGAAGATGCTGGCAGAGCCTTTTCGCTCGGCTGATTTCCGCAAGCTCCTCTTTTTCACCGGTCCGTGGAATTTCGCCCTCAATATGTCGGCCGCCTTCTTCGGGGTCTATCTCCTGAAGAATCTGGGGATGCCCATTTCGACGGTCATTTTCCTGGCGGTCACGAGCCAGTTTGTGAACGTCTTTTTCTTCCGCATCTGGGGGGATTTGGCGGACCGGTGGAACAACCGAAGCGCCCTCCTGGTGGCCGGGCAGTTGTTCTTTTTCAGCGTGCTGCTCTGGCCCTTCACCACCTTTCCTGAGAAGCACGATTACACCTTAGCGCTCCTCATTCTCATCCATGTGCTGGTGGGCATTTCCACGGCCGGGGTCAATCTCTGCGTGGGAACGCTGGCCCTCAAAAGCGCGCCCAAGGGCAAAGCGACCGCTTACCTGGCCTCCAACACGGTGGTGGCAGGCATCGCGGCCACCCTGGGACCGCTCGTGGGCGGCTTGCTGGGGGATTTTTTTGAAATGCGAGAGTTCAAGATGGGCTTTACCTACACGGAGGTGGCGGATGGCCAGGAGTTCTCCGTGCCGGCCTTCAATCTCCGCGGGCTGGACTTCGTTTTTCTCCTGTCGGCGATTTTGGGCGCCTACGCCATGCACCGCTTGGCCTTTGTGAGAGAACCTAGCAAGTCCGAGGAGAAGCTGGGGCTGAGTGTGCTTTTCCATGAAACCCGCAAGGCGGTCACGCACGTCTCGAACGTGGCCGGACTCCGGAAGCTGACCTACTTCCCCTTCGAGATCCTGGTCAAGGGCTACGGGGCGGGGCGGGCCATGGTGGGCTTCATGGCCAAACCGCGGAAGCCGCTCATTGAGCGCCTCTTCAGCGATTCGCCGGAGGTGGAGAGACAGCTCGAGAGTGCCGAAACCGAGCCGGTGGCCGCCATCCGACGGCAGTTCCAGAAGGCCATTTGGGTGGAAGACGAGGAGGAGGGCCCCGGGGGACCCGCGGTGCTGCGCAATCCCATGAAAGGGCTGAAAACCAGCCAATCGCTTCGTCCGCGGCTGCCTTTTGCCCCACCTTTCGGCCAAGGGACGGAATGA